The Hyphomicrobium sp. MC1 genome window below encodes:
- a CDS encoding L-serine ammonia-lyase, with product MNYSVFEVFRIGIGPSSSHTVGPMSAVNSFIAELRTANLMHLVERVVVDLYGSLALTGVGHATDFAVIGGLLGETPEDADPATLAQRVDDVRRTKRLAFGGEGDIAFTPETDLLFHRDKMLSEHPNGMIIEAFDALGVSLYRNTYFSIGGGAVLDKAALIASRSTDEVPHRPVRYAFSSAKELLALCQRHNLTIAEIVWRNELAYQDEAATRAKVLKVWQVMNDCLQRGLATEGVLPGGLRVKRRAPALYRQASDVDGKLTADFRAMDMVSAFAIAVNEENAAGGRVVTAPTNGSAGVIPAVLAYYTRFCDAAPDADARDDHIVTFLLTAAGIGMLYKKNASISAAEMGCQGEIGVSCSMAAAGLAAVMGATAEQIENAAEIGMEHNLGMTCDPIGGLVQVPCIERNSMGAMKAINAARLAMMDDGGHLVSLDAVIETMRQTGHDLQSKYKETSLGGLAATVVYC from the coding sequence ATGAACTACAGCGTCTTCGAAGTTTTTCGCATTGGGATTGGCCCATCAAGCTCGCATACGGTCGGGCCGATGAGCGCAGTCAACAGTTTTATCGCGGAGCTTCGGACGGCGAACCTGATGCACTTGGTTGAACGCGTTGTCGTCGATCTTTATGGATCTCTGGCGTTGACGGGCGTCGGCCACGCGACCGATTTTGCCGTCATCGGCGGTTTGCTCGGCGAAACGCCGGAAGACGCGGACCCTGCAACGCTGGCGCAACGCGTCGATGATGTCCGGCGAACGAAACGTCTGGCGTTCGGCGGTGAAGGCGATATTGCCTTTACACCCGAAACGGACCTTCTGTTCCATCGCGATAAGATGCTCAGCGAGCATCCGAACGGTATGATCATCGAGGCGTTCGACGCGCTTGGCGTTTCGCTCTACCGAAACACCTATTTCTCAATCGGCGGCGGTGCCGTTCTCGATAAGGCGGCGCTGATTGCAAGTCGCAGCACGGATGAGGTTCCGCATCGGCCAGTGCGCTATGCCTTCAGTAGTGCGAAGGAGCTTCTCGCGCTCTGTCAGCGCCACAACCTGACGATCGCCGAGATCGTCTGGCGCAATGAGCTTGCCTACCAGGACGAAGCTGCGACCCGAGCCAAGGTTTTGAAAGTCTGGCAGGTGATGAACGATTGTCTGCAGCGCGGGCTTGCGACAGAGGGCGTTCTGCCTGGTGGTCTCAGAGTGAAGCGTCGTGCCCCGGCGCTCTATCGGCAGGCGAGCGATGTCGATGGTAAGCTCACGGCTGATTTTCGCGCGATGGATATGGTCAGCGCTTTCGCCATAGCCGTCAACGAAGAGAACGCGGCGGGCGGGCGCGTGGTGACGGCGCCGACCAATGGTTCGGCAGGCGTCATTCCGGCGGTGCTTGCCTATTATACGCGCTTTTGCGATGCGGCGCCCGATGCCGACGCCCGTGACGATCATATCGTCACCTTCCTGCTGACGGCAGCGGGCATCGGCATGCTCTACAAGAAGAACGCTTCGATTTCTGCCGCAGAGATGGGCTGCCAGGGTGAGATCGGTGTCTCTTGCTCGATGGCGGCCGCCGGGCTTGCCGCCGTTATGGGAGCTACGGCAGAGCAGATTGAGAACGCGGCCGAGATCGGCATGGAACACAATCTCGGCATGACCTGTGATCCGATCGGCGGCCTGGTGCAGGTGCCGTGCATCGAGCGCAACAGCATGGGTGCGATGAAAGCGATCAACGCCGCGCGCCTCGCAATGATGGATGACGGCGGGCACCTCGTTTCGCTTGACGCTGTGATCGAGACGATGCGGCAGACCGGTCACGATTTGCAATCGAAATACAAAGAAACGTCGCTTGGCGGCCTCGCCGCGACGGTCGTTTATTGTTGA
- a CDS encoding sarcosine oxidase subunit alpha family protein, producing MTDYRVKHANARVDFERPLSFSFDGKSYTGYAGDTLASALLANGVRMIGRSFKYGRPRGIVGAGPEEPNALTQVETGALTIPNLKATQVELYDQLIARRTTGYPTLEFDLKSFCGPFARFMPAGFYYKTFQNQKLWPRFEHIIRQAAGYGSAPEEADSESYDHRNSHAQVVIVGGGACGLLAALDAGRAGLDVVLLDEQNELGGWLLSSPNTVICGESAAAWLKAIIGELQSLANVKVMTRTSAFALHDMNLIMAVEQLQDHLPLKDRDEAKPRQRLHRIRAERILLATGAIERPLVFGNNDLPGILTASALTSYLNRYGVAVGKRVLLQTSNDYAYQGACDLARAGCSVVLADTRMQPNTTWEQRAHAAGVDVRPGCGIAVAHGGMAVKAAQLVKLDGNHNAVAGQGASFECDALGSSGGLSPTVHLYCHDGGRPYWDESKLAFVAPAMGRTAAGIYCAGAITGTFGLQAALTEAEKVTAALIASFGEEPAAETRSLETDEPEATPARRIFRVPDGMPEGHGKKAFVDFQNDVSAADIHLAVRENYRSIEHIKRYTALGFGTDQGKLSNVNGFAIAADALGKSIPEVGTTTYRPAYTPVTFGTLAGANEGETFEPRRTTAMHASHVARGAVCEDVGQWLRPQYFLRRGEDQDAAVRRECLAARRGVGIMDASTLGKIDLQGKDIREFLNRVYANAWTQLAPGKCRYGLMLDENGMVMDDGVTACVADDHFLMTTTTGGAARVLTWLENWHQTEWPELDVYMTSVTDHWATAAVVGPKSREVLAKVCTDIDLSPSAFKFMDWREGTVAGVPARVFRISFSGELAFEVNVDASYGRHVWEALMAAGDEFGITPYGTDAMHVLRAEKGFIIVGQDTDGSQTPFDLDMAWAVSMKKPFSFIGKRSFARSDTAAPNRKQLVGLLTDDPTVVLAEGAQIIEQPDVTPPVAMLGHVTSSYFSAELGRSIAMAVVRDGINRRGDDGRSAGRDTLFAYAGGKTHKVKLVSPVFVDPKGERQNG from the coding sequence ATGACGGATTATCGCGTCAAGCATGCCAATGCCCGTGTCGATTTCGAGCGCCCGCTGTCGTTCTCGTTCGATGGCAAGTCCTACACCGGATATGCTGGCGATACACTGGCCTCGGCGTTGCTGGCCAATGGCGTGCGCATGATCGGCCGCAGCTTCAAGTACGGGCGGCCACGCGGCATTGTCGGCGCTGGACCGGAAGAGCCGAATGCGCTGACGCAGGTCGAGACTGGCGCGCTGACGATTCCAAATCTCAAGGCCACGCAGGTTGAGCTGTACGATCAATTGATCGCCCGGCGCACGACCGGCTATCCGACCTTGGAGTTCGATCTCAAGAGTTTCTGCGGGCCTTTCGCGCGCTTCATGCCCGCAGGCTTCTACTACAAGACGTTTCAAAATCAGAAGCTCTGGCCGCGCTTCGAACACATCATCCGGCAGGCTGCGGGTTACGGCTCGGCGCCGGAAGAGGCCGATAGCGAAAGCTACGATCATCGCAACAGCCATGCCCAGGTCGTCATCGTCGGCGGCGGAGCCTGTGGGTTGCTGGCGGCGCTCGATGCCGGGCGCGCGGGGCTGGACGTCGTGCTTCTTGATGAACAAAACGAGCTGGGTGGATGGCTATTGTCATCCCCGAACACGGTCATCTGCGGTGAATCGGCGGCCGCGTGGCTGAAGGCGATCATCGGCGAGCTGCAGAGCCTCGCCAATGTGAAGGTCATGACGCGGACAAGCGCGTTTGCTCTTCATGACATGAACCTGATCATGGCCGTCGAGCAACTTCAGGATCATCTGCCGTTGAAAGACCGCGATGAGGCGAAGCCGCGGCAGAGGCTGCATCGCATTCGGGCAGAACGCATTCTGCTGGCGACAGGCGCCATCGAGCGGCCGCTGGTGTTCGGCAACAACGATCTGCCGGGTATTCTGACGGCCTCGGCTTTGACGAGCTATCTCAATCGCTATGGCGTCGCGGTTGGCAAGCGCGTGCTTTTGCAGACGAGCAACGATTACGCCTACCAAGGGGCTTGCGATCTGGCGCGCGCCGGGTGCTCGGTCGTGCTTGCCGATACGCGAATGCAGCCGAACACCACTTGGGAGCAACGCGCCCACGCAGCAGGTGTCGATGTCCGACCGGGATGTGGGATTGCGGTGGCGCATGGCGGTATGGCGGTCAAGGCCGCGCAACTCGTGAAGCTCGACGGCAACCACAACGCCGTTGCAGGGCAGGGCGCGTCGTTCGAGTGTGATGCGCTGGGAAGCTCCGGCGGTTTATCACCGACAGTGCATCTTTATTGCCATGACGGCGGCCGTCCATATTGGGACGAAAGCAAGCTGGCGTTCGTCGCGCCTGCGATGGGGCGTACCGCTGCTGGTATCTATTGTGCCGGCGCGATCACGGGAACGTTCGGACTGCAGGCGGCCCTGACGGAAGCCGAAAAGGTGACGGCTGCATTGATTGCCTCCTTTGGCGAGGAGCCGGCCGCCGAAACGCGGAGCCTGGAAACCGATGAGCCGGAGGCCACACCGGCGCGACGGATCTTCCGTGTTCCGGATGGCATGCCGGAAGGACATGGCAAGAAGGCGTTCGTCGATTTCCAAAATGATGTGTCAGCGGCCGATATTCATCTTGCCGTGCGCGAGAACTATCGCTCGATCGAGCACATCAAGCGCTATACGGCCCTGGGGTTCGGGACGGATCAAGGTAAGCTATCGAACGTCAACGGTTTTGCAATCGCAGCGGATGCGCTCGGCAAAAGTATTCCTGAGGTTGGCACGACGACGTATCGTCCGGCCTACACGCCAGTAACGTTCGGAACGCTGGCCGGCGCGAACGAGGGTGAGACGTTCGAGCCACGGCGCACGACGGCGATGCATGCTTCGCACGTGGCGCGCGGTGCGGTGTGCGAAGACGTTGGGCAGTGGCTCCGGCCGCAATATTTTCTTCGTCGCGGCGAAGATCAGGACGCTGCCGTGCGTCGGGAATGTCTGGCCGCTCGCCGCGGCGTCGGCATCATGGATGCCTCGACGCTCGGCAAGATCGACCTTCAGGGTAAGGACATCCGCGAATTCCTCAATCGCGTCTATGCGAATGCGTGGACGCAGCTCGCGCCGGGCAAGTGCCGTTACGGCTTGATGCTCGATGAGAACGGCATGGTAATGGACGACGGTGTCACGGCGTGCGTCGCGGACGATCATTTCCTGATGACGACGACGACGGGAGGTGCTGCGCGCGTGCTCACGTGGCTGGAGAACTGGCACCAGACCGAGTGGCCAGAGCTTGATGTCTATATGACGTCGGTCACCGATCATTGGGCGACAGCCGCCGTGGTTGGGCCGAAGAGCCGCGAGGTGCTGGCGAAGGTCTGCACTGATATCGATCTTTCGCCGTCGGCATTCAAATTCATGGACTGGCGCGAAGGGACGGTCGCGGGCGTTCCGGCCCGCGTGTTCCGGATCAGCTTTTCGGGCGAGCTGGCATTCGAAGTGAATGTCGATGCAAGCTATGGCCGTCATGTCTGGGAAGCGCTGATGGCCGCGGGAGACGAATTCGGCATCACGCCCTATGGCACAGATGCCATGCACGTGCTGCGCGCCGAGAAAGGTTTCATCATCGTTGGCCAGGATACGGACGGTTCGCAGACGCCATTCGATCTGGACATGGCATGGGCCGTGTCGATGAAGAAGCCGTTCAGCTTTATCGGCAAACGGTCGTTTGCGCGCAGCGATACGGCCGCGCCGAACCGCAAGCAGCTCGTCGGTTTGCTGACAGATGATCCGACTGTAGTTCTGGCCGAAGGGGCGCAAATCATCGAGCAACCTGATGTGACGCCGCCTGTCGCGATGTTAGGTCATGTGACGTCGAGCTATTTCAGTGCCGAGCTTGGCCGGTCGATAGCAATGGCCGTCGTGCGCGATGGCATCAACCGGCGAGGGGACGACGGTCGGAGCGCCGGGCGCGATACGTTGTTTGCATATGCAGGCGGCAAGACGCACAAAGTGAAACTGGTGTCACCCGTTTTCGTCGATCCGAAGGGAGAGCGGCAGAATGGCTGA
- a CDS encoding sarcosine oxidase subunit gamma has protein sequence MAEPTMQSPLHAFDLAAQAQPADDVRGVWANEIPLLGYVSLRGNSADPAFVEKVSTAIGVPLPVDPCTFTVANGVKVLWISPDEWMVVCARSRLGELIAALKAGLQGIRSQVADNSGGCTQVLLQGLNALDVLQHASVYNFAALQPGRVVGTTFGKSSVYAYRSGNGFCLLMRRSFADYIWRYLARAAAPYGLGIAAIEATGHAGDGVAG, from the coding sequence ATGGCTGAGCCGACCATGCAATCGCCGCTTCATGCTTTCGATCTTGCGGCTCAGGCGCAGCCCGCTGACGACGTTCGCGGTGTGTGGGCGAATGAAATTCCGCTGCTGGGGTATGTCAGCCTGCGGGGCAACTCCGCAGATCCGGCCTTCGTCGAGAAGGTGTCGACGGCGATCGGCGTTCCGCTTCCGGTCGATCCGTGTACGTTCACCGTGGCTAATGGGGTGAAAGTGCTGTGGATCTCGCCGGATGAGTGGATGGTCGTTTGCGCACGGTCCCGGCTGGGTGAGCTGATTGCCGCCCTCAAGGCCGGTCTTCAGGGGATCAGAAGCCAGGTCGCAGACAATTCTGGCGGGTGCACACAGGTTCTGCTTCAGGGCCTGAACGCGCTCGACGTACTTCAGCACGCCAGCGTTTACAATTTTGCGGCCTTGCAGCCTGGACGGGTTGTCGGGACGACGTTCGGTAAATCATCCGTCTATGCCTATCGTTCGGGCAATGGCTTCTGCCTTTTAATGCGCCGCAGTTTCGCCGACTATATTTGGCGCTATCTTGCCCGCGCCGCGGCGCCGTATGGACTGGGGATTGCCGCTATCGAGGCAACGGGCCACGCCGGGGATGGAGTGGCAGGATGA